The following nucleotide sequence is from Leptolyngbya subtilissima AS-A7.
GAGTTTGGTGCTGAGGCTGCTGACGTAGGCCAGCGCTAGCAACGGTAACCAGAGGGCTTGGCTGGCGAAGCTAGCGGTGGCGCTGAGAATTGCGATCGCCCCGGCACAGACCGCCGCCGCTAGGGCAGAGCCCCATACATTCTCTGGCCCTCTCACCCCCGATCGCCCCTCAGCAATACCCGCCGCCTCCTTGCGGCTTTTACCTAGGCGGGTAACCGCTGTCCCGGCCAGAAAGTAAGCCATCATCACGATGTAGCCTCGCCAGCCTAGACAGCCCCAAATGATCACCCCTAGCATCCAGGCGTGGCCGTAGCCCGCGGGGGTCAGCAGCTTTTTGGGTAACTGCCAGGCGATCGCCAGCAGCAGGGTATTTACCAGCCCGCCTATAAGCCAGTCGGTTAGCTGACCGGAGCCTTGAACAGATGGGATTAGCGCTAGGAAAACTTCAGATAGAGCCATAGTGTCACTCTAGAGGCATTGTTATCCTATAGGGCAAAGGTCTTGTGCAGATGTAGACAGTTCCCCTGGTCGGGGGCAGGTTCATAGGTGAGGCGATCGGCGACGAGGTACATGATCTTCAGTCCCCGTCCTCCCTCTGAGTCAGGAGTGTTGACGCTAATTTTGTGCCTCAGCATTGAGGCTAAATCGAATCCGGGGCCGCGATCCCAAATGCGAATATCGATGGTGCGATCGCTCACCGACACTTCAATGCAAACGGGGGTTTCTAGGGGCAGCCCGGCGTGGGCATGGCGCACCGCGTTGGTAAATCCCTCAATTAGAGCGAGCTGACACTGAAGCCAAATGTTGTGGGGGATAGGCGTTGCTTGAAACTGGTCAAACCACGCCAGTACCGACTTTAGCGCCGTTGGATCGGTTTGGGTTTCAATTTGGCTAGTGTGCTGGTAAGTCAAAGCAGGCAACGGCTAGATAGCTCACCTTTGCATCATAGGCCTAACCCCACCTTGGCAAAAGCCTTAAGGGCAAGAGTTTTACA
It contains:
- a CDS encoding TIGR00297 family protein, producing the protein MALSEVFLALIPSVQGSGQLTDWLIGGLVNTLLLAIAWQLPKKLLTPAGYGHAWMLGVIIWGCLGWRGYIVMMAYFLAGTAVTRLGKSRKEAAGIAEGRSGVRGPENVWGSALAAAVCAGAIAILSATASFASQALWLPLLALAYVSSLSTKLSDTTASEVGKAYGRHTFLITSLKPVPAGTEGAVSLEGTLAGVAGSVVMALVGWAVGFLSLWGIIICLVAAFVATTVESLIGATLQTRIPWLTNEVVNGMNTTLGALIGLLLGLAGTQINQ
- a CDS encoding ATP-binding protein — protein: MTYQHTSQIETQTDPTALKSVLAWFDQFQATPIPHNIWLQCQLALIEGFTNAVRHAHAGLPLETPVCIEVSVSDRTIDIRIWDRGPGFDLASMLRHKISVNTPDSEGGRGLKIMYLVADRLTYEPAPDQGNCLHLHKTFAL